One segment of Phaeacidiphilus oryzae TH49 DNA contains the following:
- a CDS encoding peptide ABC transporter substrate-binding protein — MPPVRTAAPRRRLLAAGAALAAGALLAGCANGSTSSSSAATDSIDYALPASFTPNWILPIGTASHLNTNNVSIAETMWEPLVAYDGSTGAVAWNKKSSVATAADFAKDDRSVTVTLGDRHWSDGKPVTSRDVEFWYNVIKANKAQWAGYSEGKAPDDWTSFKTIDAHHFTLTFDKAYSPQWMLANQLSLIHPLPQHAWDRSGASAPVGDLDRTPAGAQKVWNFLNTAAGNISGYATDPLWKVVDGPYTVKSFSTSGRVTLTADPHYDGGDRPGIRTVNLLPFTTPAAEENALRSGQVDYGYLDTGDLGLKSYFTDHGFDVKPWTGWAVTYMPYNFQNPAMGPVFRQLYARQAIQYAIDQPTLSKVIFNGTAVPTYGPVPQAQVSQFVSPTQRRNPYPYSPDKARALLAEHGWTERGGVLRCTAPGSGAHQCGAGVAAGTEFRMQVLSQSGSTVTDNMMAAIQSSLDEVGIKFDIKTAPVNSVLAQTPQCKPSDAVCKWQLSFFGTAGSWYFPAYATGDALFQSGGGSNFGQYADPAVDKLISATTTSDSTQAMLDYSAALAKELPVVWLPEPDYQISVIRKGLGGFAQDSLANFHPAMWKWTGAGK; from the coding sequence ATGCCCCCTGTCCGCACCGCGGCACCCCGCCGCCGATTGCTCGCCGCCGGCGCCGCCCTCGCCGCGGGCGCGCTGCTGGCCGGGTGCGCCAACGGATCGACGAGCTCGTCGTCCGCGGCCACCGACAGCATCGACTACGCCCTGCCGGCGAGCTTCACGCCGAACTGGATCCTCCCCATCGGCACCGCCTCGCACCTCAACACCAACAACGTCTCCATCGCCGAGACCATGTGGGAGCCGCTGGTCGCCTACGACGGCTCGACCGGCGCCGTCGCCTGGAACAAGAAGTCCTCGGTCGCCACCGCCGCCGACTTCGCCAAGGACGACCGGAGCGTCACCGTCACCCTCGGCGACCGGCACTGGAGCGACGGCAAGCCCGTCACCAGCCGGGACGTGGAGTTCTGGTACAACGTCATCAAGGCGAACAAGGCCCAGTGGGCGGGCTACAGCGAAGGCAAGGCCCCGGACGACTGGACCTCCTTCAAGACGATCGACGCCCACCACTTCACCCTCACCTTCGACAAGGCCTACAGCCCGCAGTGGATGCTGGCCAACCAGCTCTCGCTGATCCACCCGCTCCCCCAGCACGCCTGGGACCGGTCCGGAGCCTCCGCCCCGGTCGGCGACCTGGACCGCACGCCGGCCGGCGCCCAGAAGGTCTGGAACTTCCTCAACACCGCCGCGGGGAACATCTCCGGCTACGCCACCGACCCGCTCTGGAAGGTGGTGGACGGCCCCTACACCGTGAAGTCCTTCTCCACCTCGGGCCGGGTGACACTGACCGCCGACCCGCACTACGACGGCGGCGACAGGCCCGGCATCCGCACCGTGAACCTGCTGCCCTTCACCACCCCGGCCGCCGAGGAGAACGCGCTGCGCTCCGGGCAGGTGGACTACGGCTACCTGGACACCGGCGACCTCGGGCTGAAGAGCTACTTCACCGACCACGGCTTCGACGTCAAGCCGTGGACCGGCTGGGCCGTGACCTACATGCCGTACAACTTCCAGAACCCGGCCATGGGCCCGGTGTTCCGGCAGCTGTACGCCCGGCAGGCGATCCAGTACGCGATCGACCAGCCGACCCTCTCCAAGGTCATCTTCAACGGGACCGCGGTGCCGACCTACGGCCCCGTCCCGCAGGCCCAGGTCTCCCAGTTCGTCTCGCCGACGCAGCGCCGAAACCCGTACCCGTACTCGCCGGACAAGGCCAGGGCGCTGCTCGCCGAGCACGGCTGGACCGAGCGGGGCGGGGTGCTCCGCTGCACCGCCCCGGGCAGCGGGGCCCACCAGTGCGGCGCCGGAGTGGCCGCCGGCACCGAGTTCCGGATGCAGGTCCTCTCGCAGTCCGGGTCGACGGTGACGGACAACATGATGGCGGCCATCCAGTCCTCGCTGGACGAGGTCGGCATCAAGTTCGACATCAAGACCGCACCGGTCAACTCCGTTCTGGCGCAGACCCCGCAGTGCAAGCCGAGCGACGCCGTCTGCAAGTGGCAGCTCTCCTTCTTCGGCACCGCGGGCAGCTGGTACTTCCCGGCCTATGCCACCGGCGACGCCCTCTTCCAGAGCGGCGGCGGCTCCAACTTCGGCCAGTACGCCGACCCGGCCGTAGACAAGCTGATCAGCGCCACCACCACCTCCGACTCCACGCAGGCGATGCTCGACTACAGCGCCGCGCTGGCGAAGGAGCTGCCGGTGGTCTGGCTGCCCGAGCCCGACTACCAGATCTCCGTCATCCGCAAGGGCCTCGGCGGGTTCGCCCAGGACTCGCTGGCCAACTTCCACCCGGCGATGTGGAAGTGGACGGGGGCCGGAAAGTGA
- a CDS encoding helix-turn-helix transcriptional regulator, whose product MDQRPGGRDSWTFLTNHARVLAAIARNPDSRVRDIAQHCLLTERAVQRIIVDLEEGGYLAHTRSGRTNIYRLSVDSELRHPADAGARVADLLNILNTHEQESTQTLDRVDGGGPGGARESRAPQVEP is encoded by the coding sequence ATGGATCAGAGGCCGGGAGGACGGGACAGCTGGACGTTCCTGACCAATCACGCACGGGTGCTGGCGGCGATCGCCCGGAACCCGGACAGCCGGGTCAGGGACATCGCACAGCACTGCCTGCTCACCGAACGGGCGGTGCAGCGCATCATCGTGGACCTCGAAGAGGGCGGGTACCTGGCCCACACCCGCTCCGGCCGCACCAACATCTACCGGCTCTCCGTCGATTCGGAGCTCCGCCACCCGGCGGACGCCGGCGCCAGGGTGGCCGACCTCCTCAACATCCTCAACACCCATGAGCAGGAGAGCACGCAGACGCTTGACCGCGTGGACGGCGGCGGCCCCGGGGGCGCTCGCGAGTCGCGGGCGCCCCAAGTGGAGCCCTAG
- a CDS encoding SigB/SigF/SigG family RNA polymerase sigma factor → MVAESFAQGTAATGDLPEIPSPPSAASPARARAVTRPLLHRLRGLPSGTPEHAYLRGVLVELNLSLVRHVVRRFRARSESSEELLQVGCIGLIHAVDRFQVDRGVEFSTFAVPTIEGEIKCFFRDASWCVRVPRRLQELRLRIARCTDELQQRTGREPTVAELAEALGADERETLLGLEAVNAYDGVSLDAVFGEADAGAALSERLAAPDDGIERVETVESLRPLLAGLPERERTVLALRFGAELTQAEIADRIGVSQMQVSRILTRTCDALRGALAESVVMCRD, encoded by the coding sequence ATGGTCGCCGAGTCCTTCGCCCAGGGCACCGCTGCCACCGGGGATCTCCCCGAGATCCCGTCGCCCCCCTCCGCGGCCTCGCCGGCCCGGGCCCGAGCGGTCACCAGGCCCCTGCTGCACAGGCTGCGCGGACTGCCCTCCGGCACCCCCGAGCACGCCTATCTCCGGGGTGTGCTGGTGGAGTTGAACCTCTCGCTGGTCCGCCACGTGGTCCGGAGGTTCCGGGCGCGCAGCGAGTCGAGCGAGGAGCTCCTCCAGGTCGGCTGCATCGGCCTGATCCACGCCGTGGACCGGTTCCAGGTCGACCGGGGCGTGGAGTTCTCCACCTTCGCCGTGCCCACCATCGAGGGTGAGATCAAGTGCTTCTTCCGGGACGCGAGTTGGTGCGTACGGGTGCCGCGGAGGCTGCAGGAGCTCCGGCTGCGGATCGCCCGGTGCACCGACGAGCTCCAGCAGCGGACGGGCCGCGAGCCCACCGTCGCCGAACTGGCGGAGGCGCTGGGCGCGGACGAGCGGGAGACGCTGCTCGGTCTTGAGGCCGTCAACGCCTATGACGGCGTGTCCCTGGACGCGGTCTTCGGGGAGGCGGACGCCGGGGCGGCGCTCTCCGAGCGGCTGGCCGCGCCGGACGACGGGATCGAGCGGGTGGAGACCGTGGAGTCGCTCCGGCCGCTCCTCGCCGGCCTCCCCGAGCGCGAGCGGACGGTGCTCGCCCTGCGCTTCGGCGCCGAGTTGACCCAGGCAGAGATCGCCGACCGGATCGGAGTGTCGCAGATGCAGGTGTCCCGCATTCTGACCCGCACCTGCGACGCGCTTCGCGGGGCGCTGGCCGAGTCGGTGGTGATGTGCCGTGACTGA
- a CDS encoding ROK family transcriptional regulator has product MHEKSPATRSAPLAARVLDLIASGQAASRTELSALLGAAPSTISLTVSQLVDRGLVAEGGTASSTGGRPRKVLRIGGAEDFAVAADVGGRHARIGVVLPGGGLDGVATLPLDIAAGPEAALAQLAGSLEQLAEQRKTGRLRGVGLSLPGPVDTAAGRVTLPSRMPGWNEFPVRDWLRERFGVPGAVENDANCMAFGEHTVRPAGLRQSVTVKIGSAIGAGIIADGRLYRGATGAAGDITHVRIDGAADHPCSCGNTGCLETVASGAALVRILRETGAEADTTEDIVRLVEDADPAATRAVRQAGGHLGTVLAANVNFFNPDAVYLGGILSTLEPFVAAVRSRLYEGCHPLVTKHLVIDRAQLGADAGLVGAGLFALQQALELALREVAEPQGM; this is encoded by the coding sequence ATGCACGAAAAAAGTCCGGCGACGCGATCCGCGCCGCTCGCCGCGCGGGTGCTCGACCTGATCGCCTCCGGACAGGCGGCGTCCCGCACCGAGCTCTCCGCCCTGCTGGGCGCCGCGCCCTCCACCATCTCGCTGACCGTCTCGCAGCTGGTGGACCGCGGGCTGGTGGCCGAGGGCGGCACGGCCTCCTCGACCGGCGGCCGCCCGCGCAAGGTGCTGCGGATCGGCGGCGCGGAGGACTTCGCGGTGGCCGCGGACGTCGGCGGCCGGCATGCCCGGATCGGGGTGGTGCTGCCCGGCGGCGGACTCGACGGCGTCGCCACCCTGCCCCTGGACATCGCCGCGGGGCCGGAGGCCGCCCTCGCCCAACTCGCCGGTTCCCTGGAGCAGTTGGCGGAGCAGCGGAAGACCGGCAGGCTGCGCGGGGTCGGCCTCTCGCTGCCCGGCCCGGTGGACACCGCGGCCGGCCGGGTCACCCTGCCCTCCCGGATGCCCGGCTGGAACGAGTTCCCGGTCAGGGACTGGCTGCGGGAGCGCTTCGGAGTGCCGGGAGCCGTCGAGAACGACGCCAACTGCATGGCCTTCGGCGAGCACACGGTGCGGCCGGCCGGCCTCCGCCAGTCCGTCACCGTGAAGATCGGCTCGGCGATCGGCGCCGGCATCATCGCCGACGGCCGGCTCTACCGCGGCGCCACCGGCGCGGCCGGGGACATCACCCACGTCCGCATCGACGGCGCCGCCGACCACCCCTGCTCCTGCGGCAACACCGGATGCCTGGAGACCGTCGCCTCCGGCGCCGCGCTGGTGCGGATCCTGCGCGAGACCGGCGCCGAGGCGGACACCACCGAGGACATCGTCCGGCTCGTGGAGGACGCCGACCCGGCGGCCACCCGGGCGGTCCGGCAGGCCGGCGGCCACCTCGGCACGGTGCTCGCGGCCAACGTCAACTTCTTCAACCCGGACGCGGTCTACCTCGGCGGCATCCTCTCCACCCTGGAGCCCTTCGTCGCGGCGGTCCGCAGCCGCCTCTACGAGGGCTGCCATCCGCTGGTCACCAAGCACCTGGTGATCGACCGGGCCCAACTGGGCGCCGACGCGGGCCTGGTGGGGGCCGGTCTGTTCGCCCTCCAGCAGGCGCTGGAGCTGGCACTGCGGGAGGTGGCCGAGCCCCAGGGGATGTGA
- a CDS encoding STAS domain-containing protein translates to MDLSGVSFFDASGIRLLHLIEAHVRRQHGTVRLVCPPGFVRGLLELVGITRGLTTVATLEEALPAAPMSSA, encoded by the coding sequence ATCGACCTCAGCGGCGTCTCCTTCTTCGACGCCTCCGGGATCCGGCTGCTGCACCTGATCGAGGCGCACGTGCGCCGGCAGCACGGCACCGTCCGCCTGGTCTGCCCGCCCGGCTTCGTCCGCGGGCTCCTCGAACTGGTCGGGATAACCAGGGGGCTGACGACGGTGGCCACCCTGGAGGAGGCGCTGCCGGCGGCGCCGATGTCCTCCGCCTGA
- a CDS encoding copper homeostasis protein CutC — MTSLALEIAVTGPAGARAARAGGADRVELCTGLELGGLTPSGPAVAATAATGLPVQALIRCRPGDFVYDEEEIGLMTAEIRAVVAAGAAGVVVGALTAEGELDADAMRRFAAAAREAGAEAGRPVELTLHRAVDQSADPVRAAGRLPALGVDRVLTSGGAPTALAGAGTLARIVRAAPGVQVMAGAGVAPEQAPALAATGVAALHLSAKRRAPARRTGGWVPLGAGTAEAEEDTHFVTDQALVRATRTALDALRSR, encoded by the coding sequence GTGACGTCCCTCGCCCTGGAGATCGCCGTGACCGGCCCGGCGGGCGCCCGGGCCGCGCGGGCCGGGGGAGCGGACCGGGTGGAGCTCTGCACCGGCCTGGAACTCGGCGGTCTCACCCCGAGCGGGCCGGCCGTCGCGGCGACGGCCGCCACCGGCCTTCCCGTCCAGGCCCTGATCCGCTGCCGCCCGGGCGACTTCGTCTACGACGAGGAGGAGATCGGACTGATGACCGCCGAGATCCGCGCGGTGGTCGCGGCCGGCGCGGCGGGCGTGGTCGTCGGCGCCCTCACCGCCGAGGGCGAGTTGGACGCCGACGCGATGCGCCGGTTCGCCGCGGCGGCGAGGGAAGCGGGGGCCGAGGCGGGCCGTCCGGTGGAACTCACTCTCCACCGGGCCGTCGACCAGTCCGCCGACCCGGTACGCGCCGCCGGGCGGCTCCCCGCCCTCGGCGTGGACCGGGTGCTCACCTCCGGCGGCGCGCCGACGGCGCTGGCGGGCGCCGGGACACTGGCCCGCATCGTCCGGGCGGCCCCCGGAGTCCAGGTGATGGCGGGGGCGGGGGTGGCTCCCGAGCAGGCGCCCGCGCTGGCGGCCACCGGCGTCGCCGCCCTCCACCTCTCCGCCAAGCGCCGGGCCCCCGCACGCCGTACGGGTGGCTGGGTGCCCCTGGGCGCGGGGACCGCCGAGGCCGAGGAGGACACCCACTTCGTCACCGACCAGGCGCTGGTCCGCGCGACCCGCACGGCATTGGACGCCCTCAGGTCGAGGTGA
- a CDS encoding M81 family metallopeptidase codes for MTPPAASPVIAVAGLGIESSTFSPARTHAAAFHPQRGEEVLTRYPFLAPGQPLREAADWRGALVGKSLPGGIVTAEAFAALSEELLERLSALPRPDGLWYDIHGAMTVEGLDDAETVLLGWIREVVGPDVLVSTSMDLHGNVSRGLVHQSDLITCYRKAPHEDHMETKERAARNLVELLASGAPRPAKAWVPVPVLLAGEQTSTRIEPARSVYAAVDEVEAMPGVTDAAIWVGYAWADEPRNRAAVVVTGPDEAAAAAGAERLARGFWAARRDFDFVAPTGTLDACLDAALSPGAARPYFISDSGDNPTAGGAGDVTWGLHRVLARPEFADPEGPTVIYASVPGPEAVEAAEKAGIGATVTVTAGAEVDDRHAGPITMTGTVHAIRHGDRDAETEVVLRVGSVRVIITRLRKPYHHEHDFTDLDLDPRSADLVLVKIGYLEPELFDMAADWKLALSPGGVDQDLVRLGHERIRRPMFPFDPDMAEPDLRARLIPASDRPLDGVDE; via the coding sequence TTGACCCCGCCCGCCGCATCCCCCGTGATCGCCGTCGCCGGACTCGGCATCGAGTCCTCCACCTTCTCCCCGGCCCGCACCCACGCGGCCGCCTTCCACCCGCAGCGCGGGGAGGAGGTGCTGACCCGCTACCCCTTCCTCGCCCCCGGGCAGCCGCTGCGCGAGGCCGCCGACTGGCGGGGCGCGCTGGTCGGCAAGTCCCTGCCCGGCGGGATCGTCACCGCCGAGGCCTTCGCCGCGCTCTCCGAGGAGCTGCTGGAGCGGCTGAGCGCGCTGCCGCGCCCGGACGGCCTCTGGTACGACATCCACGGCGCGATGACCGTCGAGGGCCTGGACGACGCCGAGACCGTCCTCCTCGGCTGGATCCGCGAGGTCGTCGGCCCGGACGTGCTCGTCTCCACCTCGATGGACCTCCACGGCAACGTCTCCCGCGGGCTCGTCCACCAGAGCGATCTGATCACCTGCTACCGCAAGGCCCCGCACGAGGACCACATGGAGACCAAGGAGCGGGCCGCCCGCAACCTGGTCGAGCTGCTGGCCTCCGGCGCTCCCCGGCCGGCCAAGGCCTGGGTCCCGGTGCCGGTGCTCCTGGCCGGCGAGCAGACCTCCACCCGGATCGAGCCCGCCCGCAGCGTCTACGCCGCCGTGGACGAGGTCGAGGCGATGCCGGGGGTCACCGACGCCGCCATCTGGGTCGGCTACGCCTGGGCCGACGAGCCGCGCAACCGGGCGGCCGTGGTGGTGACCGGACCGGACGAGGCGGCGGCCGCCGCCGGTGCCGAGCGGCTGGCCCGCGGCTTCTGGGCGGCGCGCCGCGACTTCGACTTCGTCGCCCCCACCGGCACCCTCGACGCCTGCCTGGACGCGGCGCTGTCGCCGGGCGCCGCCCGTCCGTACTTCATCAGTGACAGCGGGGACAACCCCACCGCGGGCGGCGCCGGCGACGTCACCTGGGGGCTCCACCGGGTGCTGGCCCGCCCGGAGTTCGCCGATCCCGAGGGCCCGACGGTGATCTACGCCTCCGTCCCCGGCCCCGAAGCGGTCGAGGCCGCGGAGAAGGCTGGGATCGGCGCGACCGTCACGGTCACCGCCGGCGCCGAGGTGGACGACCGGCACGCCGGACCGATCACCATGACCGGCACCGTCCACGCGATCCGGCACGGCGACCGGGACGCGGAGACCGAGGTGGTGCTCCGGGTCGGCAGCGTCCGCGTGATCATCACCCGGCTGCGCAAGCCGTACCACCACGAGCACGACTTCACCGATCTGGACCTCGATCCGCGCTCGGCGGACCTGGTGCTGGTCAAGATCGGGTATCTGGAGCCGGAGCTCTTCGACATGGCCGCCGACTGGAAGCTGGCGCTCAGCCCCGGCGGCGTCGACCAGGACCTGGTCCGGCTGGGGCACGAGCGGATCCGCCGCCCGATGTTCCCCTTCGACCCCGACATGGCCGAGCCGGACCTCCGCGCCCGCCTCATCCCCGCCTCCGACCGGCCGCTGGACGGGGTGGACGAGTGA
- a CDS encoding CocE/NonD family hydrolase, with protein MFQIASRSIELAQHLPPPLTRELTVRRGLPVPMRDGAVLLADRWEPRSGGQGLPAVLIRTPYGRGGMFVTQIVRPLVERGFQALVQSTRGTFGSAGDFDPLRNEREDGLDTLAWTVEQPWFGDSMVLYGASYLGYVQWAVADALPPQVKAIIPVVTESAITLEFLRRDGFSLEVPFLWGVQIAGQERRAAMLRQFLGERKAQRALRTLPLSDADTAATGRRSAYIQSVLEHDRDDPYWAPADHRAKVADVTVPASLVAGWYDIFLPGQLRDFRVLQDAGRRPRLTVGPWAHISSGWGEAAAREALGFGLALARGDEPPERAPVRLFVMGEDRWRDFPCWPPPGYSPQRFHLHPGGVLGPEPPAAGAPPDRYRYDPADPTPAAGGVRMAMLTRAGGVDNTALEARRDVLSYTTPVLTEDVEAVGDVRAEVYFRSSLRHADVFVRLCDVDPRGRSVNVCDGLVSLAGADRTVCAEVRLWPTAHRFRRGHRIRVQVSSGAFPRYNRNPGTGEPRASATTLRAAEQRVLHDPEHPSAIILPIRRAD; from the coding sequence GTGTTCCAGATCGCCAGCCGGTCCATCGAGCTCGCCCAGCATCTGCCGCCGCCGCTGACCCGCGAGCTGACGGTGCGGCGCGGCCTCCCGGTGCCGATGCGGGACGGCGCGGTGCTCCTCGCCGACCGGTGGGAGCCCCGCAGCGGCGGACAGGGCCTGCCGGCCGTGCTCATCCGCACCCCGTACGGCAGGGGCGGGATGTTCGTCACGCAGATCGTCCGGCCGCTGGTCGAGCGCGGCTTCCAGGCCCTGGTGCAGAGCACCCGGGGCACCTTCGGCTCGGCGGGGGACTTCGACCCGCTGCGGAACGAGCGCGAGGACGGCCTGGACACCCTGGCCTGGACGGTCGAGCAGCCCTGGTTCGGCGACTCGATGGTGCTCTACGGCGCCAGCTACCTCGGCTACGTCCAGTGGGCGGTGGCCGACGCGCTGCCTCCGCAGGTGAAGGCGATCATCCCGGTGGTCACCGAGTCGGCGATCACCCTGGAGTTCCTCCGCCGGGACGGCTTCTCCCTGGAGGTGCCGTTCCTGTGGGGGGTGCAGATCGCCGGGCAGGAGCGGCGCGCCGCCATGCTGCGCCAGTTCCTCGGCGAGCGGAAGGCCCAACGCGCCCTGCGCACCCTGCCGTTGAGCGATGCGGACACGGCGGCCACGGGGCGCAGGTCGGCGTACATCCAGAGCGTCCTGGAGCACGACCGGGACGACCCGTACTGGGCGCCGGCCGACCACCGGGCCAAGGTCGCCGACGTCACCGTGCCGGCGAGCCTGGTGGCCGGGTGGTACGACATCTTCCTTCCGGGGCAGCTCAGGGACTTCCGGGTGCTGCAGGACGCCGGCCGGCGGCCGCGGCTGACGGTCGGCCCCTGGGCGCACATCTCGTCCGGCTGGGGCGAGGCGGCGGCCCGGGAGGCGCTCGGCTTCGGGCTGGCGCTGGCCCGCGGCGACGAGCCGCCGGAGCGCGCCCCGGTGCGGCTGTTCGTGATGGGGGAGGACCGGTGGCGGGACTTCCCGTGCTGGCCGCCGCCCGGCTACTCGCCGCAGCGCTTCCATCTCCACCCCGGCGGGGTGCTCGGCCCCGAGCCGCCGGCGGCCGGTGCGCCGCCGGACCGGTACCGCTACGACCCGGCCGACCCCACCCCCGCCGCCGGCGGCGTCCGGATGGCGATGCTGACCAGGGCCGGCGGGGTGGACAACACCGCCCTCGAAGCCCGGCGGGATGTCCTCTCCTACACCACCCCGGTGCTGACCGAGGACGTCGAGGCCGTCGGGGACGTGCGAGCCGAGGTGTACTTCCGGTCCAGCCTGCGCCACGCCGACGTCTTCGTCCGGCTCTGCGACGTCGATCCGCGGGGACGCTCGGTGAACGTCTGCGACGGGCTGGTCAGCCTGGCCGGCGCGGACCGCACGGTCTGCGCGGAGGTCCGGCTCTGGCCGACGGCGCACCGGTTCCGGCGCGGCCACCGGATCCGGGTGCAGGTCTCCAGCGGCGCCTTCCCGCGCTACAACCGCAACCCCGGCACCGGCGAGCCCCGGGCCTCCGCCACCACCCTCCGCGCCGCCGAGCAGCGGGTGCTCCACGACCCGGAGCACCCGTCCGCGATCATCCTGCCGATCCGCCGGGCGGACTGA
- a CDS encoding DUF4234 domain-containing protein: MEHRVDEFHPVSAQSHPNVGTASGAVVPNVTVTVPVGRLTGLAMKRRGSVAVWLGLPLITLGIYHLVWYFKIHKELQEYDRRRVLSPGGSLAVMIFLGWTVIAPLVSYHNTGKAIADAQRAAGLPVTCSPAVCTWLALVFGLNLWYIQRQLNLVVEAYPGAAPGTEVPLAA; the protein is encoded by the coding sequence ATGGAGCACCGCGTGGACGAGTTCCACCCCGTCTCGGCCCAGAGCCACCCCAACGTCGGCACGGCCTCCGGCGCCGTGGTCCCCAACGTGACCGTGACGGTGCCGGTCGGCCGGCTCACCGGCCTCGCCATGAAGCGCCGCGGCTCGGTGGCGGTCTGGCTCGGCCTGCCGCTCATCACCCTCGGGATCTACCACCTCGTCTGGTACTTCAAGATCCACAAGGAGCTGCAGGAGTACGACCGCCGCCGGGTGCTCAGCCCCGGCGGCAGCCTGGCCGTGATGATCTTCCTCGGCTGGACGGTGATCGCCCCGCTGGTCTCGTACCACAACACCGGCAAGGCGATCGCCGACGCCCAGCGCGCCGCCGGCCTGCCGGTCACCTGCAGCCCGGCCGTCTGCACCTGGCTGGCCCTCGTCTTCGGGCTGAACCTCTGGTACATCCAGCGGCAGCTCAACCTGGTGGTGGAGGCCTACCCGGGCGCCGCCCCCGGCACCGAGGTGCCGCTGGCCGCCTGA
- a CDS encoding acyl-CoA thioesterase: protein MASVTPMRSVPDHLTLPRLLELEQLDRDLYRGDTVFEEPHSLYGGQVAAQALMAAGRTVAPDRPPHSLHGYFLRAGDAGRPTVFRVDRDRDGRTFSARRVAAVQDGEVIFSLSASFQVEEEGREHVTEDLPDAPGPEGLPPTPVPRLFSFEARLPPQPYPDSRWPTRFWARCDAGLGDDRLLHSAVLTYLSDVFSGLSPLADQEWSSQSSLDHALWFHRPARLDDWVLLDMVPRTTGGGRGWYTGTITSPEGGLLASLAQETLFRRRRSARGVTST, encoded by the coding sequence ATGGCGTCGGTCACCCCGATGCGTTCCGTGCCGGACCATCTGACGCTGCCTCGGCTGCTGGAACTGGAGCAGCTGGACCGCGACCTGTACCGGGGCGACACCGTCTTCGAGGAGCCGCACTCCCTCTACGGCGGGCAGGTCGCCGCGCAGGCGCTGATGGCCGCCGGCCGCACGGTCGCCCCGGACCGGCCGCCGCACTCGCTGCACGGCTACTTCCTGCGCGCCGGGGACGCCGGACGGCCGACCGTCTTCCGGGTCGACCGCGACCGGGACGGCCGGACCTTCTCCGCCCGCCGGGTGGCCGCCGTCCAGGACGGCGAGGTGATCTTCTCCCTCTCCGCCTCCTTCCAGGTCGAGGAGGAGGGCCGGGAACACGTCACCGAGGACCTGCCGGACGCCCCGGGACCCGAGGGGCTGCCGCCGACCCCCGTGCCCCGGCTGTTCTCCTTCGAGGCCCGGCTGCCGCCGCAGCCCTACCCGGACTCCAGGTGGCCGACCCGCTTCTGGGCCCGCTGCGACGCCGGACTCGGCGACGACCGGCTGCTCCACTCCGCGGTGCTGACCTATCTCTCGGACGTCTTCAGCGGGTTGTCGCCGCTGGCCGACCAGGAGTGGTCCTCGCAGTCCAGCCTCGACCACGCGCTGTGGTTCCACCGGCCGGCCCGGCTGGACGACTGGGTGCTGCTCGACATGGTGCCCCGCACCACCGGCGGCGGCCGGGGGTGGTACACCGGGACCATCACCTCGCCCGAGGGCGGACTGCTGGCCAGCCTCGCCCAGGAGACCCTCTTCCGCCGGCGCCGGAGCGCGCGGGGCGTCACCTCGACCTGA